One Verrucomicrobiota bacterium JB022 genomic window, ACTGCGCAGGCGCTGCGCGAGGCCCGCGAGAGAGGAGCGGTCGTCGTCTGGAACCCGGCCCCGATCACGCCCGATTGCGAGAGCGTCGACCTTCGCTGGCTCGATTACCTCGTCGTGAACGAAGGCGAGGCCGAAGCCCTCAGCGACACCGCCGGCGGCCCCGGGCAGGCGCTTGCCGCGCTCTGCCAGCGCGCGCCGCATCTGCAGGTGGTCGTGACCCTGGGCGGCCAAGGCGTCGTCACGGCCGGGCCGCAAGGGCGCTATCGCTTTCCCGCCGCGCCGGTTGCGCGGGTAGTCGACACCACGGCTGCGGGCGATACCTTCATCGGTTACCTCGTCGCTTCCCTCGCCCGTCAGGATCCTCTGCCCACTGCCCTCCAACTCGCCACCCGCGCAGCGGCCTGGAGTGTGCAGCGCAAAGGTGCCGCCCCCTCCATCCCGCATCTCGCGGAGTTGTAGAATATTC contains:
- a CDS encoding ribokinase, which produces MPATILNVGSLNVDYVYAMPHFVRAGETLASTELERHAGGKGLNQSIALARAGAAVRHLGAIGPDGLFLRDLLAEAGADISAVHELESPSGHAIIQIEPSGQNAILLYGGANQALSSAWLDAELARLSTGSFVLTQNETNLTAQALREARERGAVVVWNPAPITPDCESVDLRWLDYLVVNEGEAEALSDTAGGPGQALAALCQRAPHLQVVVTLGGQGVVTAGPQGRYRFPAAPVARVVDTTAAGDTFIGYLVASLARQDPLPTALQLATRAAAWSVQRKGAAPSIPHLAEL